The proteins below come from a single Armatimonadota bacterium genomic window:
- a CDS encoding penicillin-binding protein 2 — protein sequence MPTRPTEGKVRAWSPYLIGGAFALAGLSQARVQVFGREDILDLGEKSGRYLIRSVDPARRGPILSSDGGPLAQNEDSCEFGLIFDKLPDSDAFFMELSAACGVPAAEMRRLKDSGQKTMFWPEALSREQMRAVQAVRTNWRADGISVGPSRKRGFSLGEAAAGLIGYFRNGEPQAGLELSQNKTLSGTNGVTIGVTDRTGAFLPMRLDSRSKARQDGESLTLTIDSSMQLAAANAIRQAVESNHADRGVAIAMDPKTGDILAMANWPSLDPDRVGEPVGKQKVMTDLNPNYMIALEPGSTFKVLTLGLGLDAGVVTPGETFYCRGALDPISGYSVKCDKHHGTRAHGLLHPVDAISRSCNVCAATWALRVGYERYTRFLDESGLMEKSDIGVPLEANGHYKRDEYAKRLQLATMGFGQSMTCTPLGLMSAFSSLANDGVRMKPRLIKAIGDRQQPIEEAGRLFTSKTSKTVLGFMEAVIDSNRGTGKTLRIPGFRLGGKTGTAQKIGKGSTGYVSNFVGMVPANDPKVVILVMVDHPKGNKYYGADVAGPVFTDMARAAIRRYGIQPSARPTGPTLAESSKTAADEPKPGQSQRQP from the coding sequence ATGCCAACAAGACCAACTGAAGGCAAGGTCCGCGCGTGGTCGCCCTATTTGATCGGCGGCGCGTTTGCGCTGGCTGGGCTGTCTCAGGCGCGCGTTCAGGTTTTTGGGCGCGAAGACATTCTCGATCTGGGGGAGAAGAGCGGCCGGTATCTGATCCGGTCCGTGGACCCCGCCAGGCGCGGCCCGATCCTCTCCAGCGACGGAGGGCCCCTTGCCCAGAACGAAGACTCCTGCGAGTTTGGGCTGATCTTCGACAAGCTCCCCGACAGCGACGCGTTCTTCATGGAGCTATCGGCAGCCTGCGGGGTGCCGGCGGCCGAAATGCGCCGCCTGAAAGACAGCGGGCAAAAGACCATGTTCTGGCCTGAGGCGCTTTCCCGCGAACAGATGCGCGCCGTACAAGCCGTCCGAACGAATTGGCGGGCCGATGGGATCTCAGTGGGTCCAAGCCGGAAGAGGGGCTTTTCGCTCGGAGAGGCCGCGGCTGGCCTGATCGGCTACTTCCGAAATGGCGAGCCCCAAGCAGGGCTGGAGCTCAGCCAAAACAAGACCCTGTCGGGCACAAACGGCGTGACGATCGGCGTCACCGACCGCACCGGGGCGTTCCTTCCGATGCGCCTGGATAGCCGCTCGAAGGCGCGACAGGACGGCGAGTCGCTCACCCTGACGATCGACAGTTCGATGCAGCTTGCGGCCGCCAACGCGATCCGACAAGCGGTCGAATCGAACCATGCGGACCGTGGCGTCGCGATCGCCATGGACCCCAAGACCGGCGACATATTGGCAATGGCCAATTGGCCGAGCCTCGATCCCGACCGGGTCGGCGAACCTGTAGGAAAACAAAAGGTCATGACCGACCTGAACCCGAATTACATGATCGCGCTTGAGCCGGGCTCGACCTTCAAAGTGCTCACGCTTGGGCTGGGTCTGGATGCGGGGGTGGTGACTCCTGGAGAGACCTTCTACTGCAGGGGCGCGCTGGACCCTATTTCGGGCTATTCGGTGAAGTGTGACAAGCACCACGGAACCCGCGCGCACGGGCTTCTTCACCCGGTGGATGCGATTTCGCGAAGCTGCAACGTGTGCGCGGCGACCTGGGCCCTTAGGGTGGGCTATGAGCGCTACACCCGGTTCCTGGATGAGAGCGGTCTAATGGAGAAGTCAGACATAGGGGTGCCGCTGGAGGCGAACGGGCACTACAAACGCGACGAATATGCCAAACGGCTTCAGCTTGCGACGATGGGTTTCGGGCAATCGATGACCTGCACACCGCTTGGGCTGATGAGCGCATTTTCCTCCCTGGCAAACGACGGCGTGCGGATGAAGCCCCGTCTCATCAAGGCGATCGGCGACAGGCAGCAGCCCATCGAAGAGGCCGGCCGTCTGTTCACCTCCAAGACCAGCAAGACCGTGCTCGGATTCATGGAGGCTGTGATCGACTCCAATCGAGGCACAGGAAAGACCTTGCGTATTCCCGGTTTTCGGCTGGGCGGAAAGACCGGAACGGCACAGAAGATCGGCAAGGGTAGCACGGGGTACGTGTCCAACTTCGTGGGAATGGTGCCGGCGAACGACCCCAAGGTCGTGATTCTGGTCATGGTGGACCACCCGAAGGGGAACAAGTATTACGGCGCCGATGTGGCGGGACCGGTGTTCACAGACATGGCCCGCGCGGCGATCCGGCGCTACGGGATCCAGCCTTCGGCTCGGCCCACCGGACCGACGCTTGCTGAATCGTCGAAGACCGCCGCCGATGAACCCAAGCCCGGCCAATCTCAGAGGCAGCCGTAA
- the rsmH gene encoding 16S rRNA (cytosine(1402)-N(4))-methyltransferase RsmH, which yields MRARRLPGLNVAAATPDGDALVGPAPRHVPVLLDPVLRDLCPRPGAVMVDGTLGLGGHSQKLIEAIRPGGTLVGLDWDADMLSLAIERLGAPEGVQVHLFHEDFRQVKSVLERLGLAADGILLDLGLNSAQLQRPERGFSFAEEGVLDMRQDVTRNEPASALLNKMGQGQLEEAIQELGGERWAKAIARKIVEFRRGRALRTTQDLVDCVLAAIPPKARDKRIHPATRTFQAIRILVNRELEGLEEALRDAASALAPNGVLCVIAYHSGEDRIVKRTFRDLANEGYLELHRKPVVPDTEEERRNPRSRSAKLRSLRRSA from the coding sequence ATGCGTGCCCGGCGGCTTCCAGGGTTGAACGTGGCCGCGGCGACGCCCGATGGCGATGCCCTGGTGGGACCAGCGCCGAGGCATGTGCCCGTGCTGCTCGATCCGGTCTTGAGGGATTTGTGCCCTCGGCCCGGTGCGGTCATGGTGGATGGAACCCTGGGACTCGGCGGCCACAGCCAGAAGCTGATCGAGGCCATCCGTCCCGGTGGGACGCTGGTGGGACTGGACTGGGACGCCGACATGCTCTCCCTCGCGATTGAGCGTTTGGGGGCTCCGGAGGGCGTTCAGGTGCACCTCTTTCATGAGGACTTCCGCCAGGTCAAGTCCGTTCTCGAGAGGCTTGGGCTCGCGGCGGACGGCATCCTGCTCGATTTAGGGCTGAATTCGGCCCAGTTGCAGAGGCCCGAGCGTGGCTTCAGTTTCGCGGAGGAAGGCGTGCTCGACATGCGCCAAGACGTCACGCGAAATGAGCCCGCGTCGGCCCTATTGAATAAGATGGGCCAAGGCCAGCTTGAGGAGGCGATCCAGGAGCTGGGCGGCGAGCGGTGGGCGAAGGCGATCGCAAGGAAGATCGTGGAATTTCGTCGGGGCCGTGCCTTGAGAACCACGCAGGACCTGGTCGACTGCGTCCTTGCGGCGATCCCGCCTAAGGCCAGGGACAAGCGGATCCATCCGGCCACAAGGACCTTCCAAGCCATTCGGATTCTGGTGAACCGAGAGCTGGAAGGTCTGGAAGAGGCCCTCAGGGACGCCGCTTCCGCGCTGGCGCCGAACGGCGTGCTTTGCGTCATCGCGTACCACTCGGGTGAGGACCGGATCGTCAAGAGGACGTTTCGCGACCTCGCCAACGAGGGCTACCTCGAGCTCCATAGGAAGCCGGTCGTCCCAGACACGGAAGAGGAACGCCGGAACCCTCGGAGCCGAAGCGCCAAGCTTCGGTCCCTTAGGAGGTCGGCCTGA
- a CDS encoding homocysteine S-methyltransferase family protein gives MAHQSDLLHALQNRVLVCDGAMGTQIQAAEFTPEDFIMRADQHASPAWKAAAERMAGRVQDGCNEILNITRPEAIEQIHANYLAAGADLIETNTFGATSIVLAEYDIPELVYEISLEAAKIARRAADKASTPDWPRFVIGAIGPGTKLVSLGQTTFDEIEDTYCTGFKALLVGGADALMVETTQDLLMVKAVVVGMHRAMEETGIHKPLFVSVTMEQTGTMLLGTEIAAALNMLECFPNVVMIGVNCATGPVEMAPHVRFLSQNSTRPISVMPNAGLPVMEKGQSMYKLTPEELAHHHVHFVKDLGAAMVGGCCGTTPAHIKAVADAVRGLKPSAEAHWLKVNEKGTGGENGSDQPSQLSPHSQFSQSLKLVGCSSLYQFQPYEQDSSFFIVGERTNANGSRAFREMLAAENWDGLVELAREQEGEGSHALDVCAAYVGRNEAKDMRILLGLYNKSLTVPIMIDSTEVDVVEVALKCLAGKPIINSINFEDGETRTEKVLALCRKYGAAVVALTIDEDGMAKTAEKKVEIAERILSRTRANGLPDHDVFLDCLTFTLGSGDEEFRASAVATIEAIREVRRRHPSVNTILGVSNVSFGLKAVSRPVLNSVFLHECRQAGLTAAIVHFSKIVPENKVEQEVWRIAEDLVYDRRQYAEVG, from the coding sequence TCATGCGAGCGGATCAACACGCCAGCCCCGCTTGGAAAGCCGCCGCCGAGCGCATGGCCGGCAGGGTTCAGGACGGCTGCAACGAGATTCTCAACATCACGCGCCCCGAGGCTATCGAGCAGATCCACGCCAACTATCTCGCCGCAGGCGCTGACCTCATCGAGACCAACACCTTTGGCGCGACCAGCATCGTGCTCGCCGAATACGACATCCCCGAACTCGTTTACGAGATCAGCCTCGAGGCCGCGAAGATTGCTAGGCGGGCCGCAGACAAAGCCTCAACGCCCGATTGGCCGCGCTTCGTGATCGGCGCAATTGGACCTGGAACCAAGCTCGTCAGCCTCGGGCAGACCACCTTCGACGAGATCGAGGACACCTACTGCACCGGCTTCAAGGCGCTCCTTGTCGGGGGCGCGGACGCGTTGATGGTCGAGACCACCCAAGATCTCTTGATGGTCAAAGCCGTGGTGGTCGGCATGCACCGCGCAATGGAGGAGACCGGCATCCATAAGCCGCTCTTCGTCTCGGTGACCATGGAGCAGACTGGCACCATGCTCCTTGGCACGGAGATCGCAGCGGCGCTGAACATGCTCGAATGCTTCCCGAACGTCGTGATGATCGGCGTGAACTGCGCGACCGGCCCGGTCGAGATGGCTCCCCACGTGCGCTTCCTGAGCCAGAACTCCACGCGGCCGATCTCGGTCATGCCGAACGCAGGGCTGCCAGTCATGGAGAAGGGGCAATCCATGTACAAGCTGACGCCTGAGGAGCTGGCGCATCACCACGTCCACTTCGTCAAAGACTTGGGCGCCGCGATGGTCGGCGGCTGCTGTGGCACAACTCCGGCGCACATCAAGGCGGTCGCGGACGCGGTGCGTGGGCTCAAGCCCAGCGCTGAGGCGCACTGGCTGAAGGTCAATGAGAAGGGTACGGGTGGTGAGAATGGCTCCGATCAACCCTCACAACTCTCACCACACTCACAATTCTCACAGTCGCTAAAGCTCGTCGGCTGTTCCTCGCTCTATCAGTTCCAGCCCTACGAACAGGATTCAAGCTTCTTCATCGTCGGCGAGCGCACCAATGCGAACGGCAGCAGGGCATTTCGAGAGATGCTTGCCGCTGAGAACTGGGATGGCCTTGTTGAACTGGCGCGCGAGCAGGAGGGAGAGGGTTCGCACGCTCTGGATGTCTGCGCTGCCTACGTGGGTCGAAACGAAGCAAAGGACATGAGGATCCTGCTGGGCCTTTACAACAAGAGCCTGACCGTGCCGATCATGATCGACTCGACAGAGGTGGACGTGGTCGAGGTCGCGTTGAAGTGCCTTGCAGGAAAGCCGATTATCAACTCGATCAACTTCGAGGACGGTGAGACGCGTACCGAGAAGGTTCTCGCGCTCTGCCGCAAGTACGGCGCAGCGGTGGTGGCGCTCACCATCGACGAGGACGGCATGGCAAAGACCGCCGAGAAGAAGGTCGAGATTGCCGAGCGAATCCTCTCTCGTACGCGCGCGAACGGTCTTCCTGATCACGATGTGTTTCTCGATTGCCTGACCTTCACGCTGGGCTCAGGAGACGAGGAGTTCCGCGCCTCCGCCGTGGCGACGATCGAGGCGATCCGCGAGGTGCGCCGCCGCCATCCGAGTGTGAATACCATCCTGGGTGTCTCGAACGTGTCATTCGGGCTGAAAGCGGTCTCGCGGCCGGTTCTAAATTCTGTTTTTCTTCACGAGTGCCGCCAAGCCGGCCTCACCGCCGCGATTGTGCACTTTTCCAAGATCGTGCCCGAGAACAAAGTGGAACAGGAGGTCTGGCGGATCGCGGAAGACCTTGTGTACGACCGCCGACAATACGCCGAGGTGGGGTGA